Below is a genomic region from Candidatus Thermoplasmatota archaeon.
CACGTCCGGGTGGTCCCGCGTCGCGGCGCCGAGCGCGTCGCCGCAGGCTTCGATCCGGGCATGGACCTCGACGGACGTTCCCTGCCCCGCTCGCGCCCGCGCGCGCGAGGGCGGCGGCGCAGCCGGCGACGCCACCCATGCCTCGACGATCGCGCGCTCGGCGGCGACGAGGCGCTTGTGAAGCGGACTCGTGGTGAGACCGACGTGGCGGGCGATGGTTTCGAGCTTGGCGGTCTTCGGCGTCGCGTAATAGCCGAACGCGTGCGCGACGCGCAGGAGCGCCTCGTCGTCGGCTTCGAGCATGTCGTCCCGCGAACCGAACGCTCTCAGAGGCTCGGGCTCGACCTTGAGAACCCGGAAGGAGCCGTGACCCGCGCGTTCGCAGGCCGATTGCGCCGCGACCAGGACGTCCCGCGTCGATCGCCCTGGAGGTGCCACGAGCGTCGCCCTCGCTCGCCCCGCCTGGTGGACGAGCGGATCGAGAAAGACGTCGCCGCGAAACTCCTCGAGGATCGCGAGAGCCGGACGAAGGCCGATCTCCCGGGCGACTTCCCGCGCATGGCCGATCCGGAATGTCGTCGCTCCCGACCGCGAGGACACTGTTTCGACGCGGATGTCGTGGGCCAGTCCCTTCAGGGCGCGGGCGACCGCGTCCGCGGCCTCGGGGGGGCCGAAGGTCGTGACGACGCTTTCGAGCTTGTCGCCTCCGCCGTCGCCGAGCAGGCGCACAAGGACCCGCGCCCGCGGATGCGCCGCTGAGACGCGCGCGAGAGCGGCCGCCCCGTCCTCGACGTCGAAGACGATGCCCGTGACCGTGCGACCAAGCCTCCGGGCCTTGAAACGTCCGGATCA
It encodes:
- a CDS encoding helix-turn-helix domain-containing protein; the encoded protein is MRLLGDGGGDKLESVVTTFGPPEAADAVARALKGLAHDIRVETVSSRSGATTFRIGHAREVAREIGLRPALAILEEFRGDVFLDPLVHQAGRARATLVAPPGRSTRDVLVAAQSACERAGHGSFRVLKVEPEPLRAFGSRDDMLEADDEALLRVAHAFGYYATPKTAKLETIARHVGLTTSPLHKRLVAAERAIVEAWVASPAAPPPSRARARAGQGTSVEVHARIEACGDALGAATRDHPDVRVVLHPLGEAGGVMSSRILVEGTPEARAAFFEAWKPGGAERVAESPRHAMLTIRAAEPDDHARCAAAFGAESFARPSVLMGGVLTLRLVLIEPTGRADLEARLAEGAAHLASSRTRLLGLRAGTLDLPPLAGAWDEPMTTRQEQVLRVAHALGYYRTPRATTLARVAATLGISTNAAHKSLVAAELKLVTRHLASPD